The Theobroma cacao cultivar B97-61/B2 chromosome 1, Criollo_cocoa_genome_V2, whole genome shotgun sequence genome contains the following window.
GTGGAGCTAACAGTAGCTTTACACCATGTATTCAACACACCTGAAGACAAAATTATATGGGATGTCGGCCATCAGGTGAGAGTCTCGAGCGACTCATATTCATATGCAAGTTCAGAAGTAGGTAGCATATTTAAATGCCTTAAAATCGTAGAAGATGGTTCTGAAAGCAATAAAATTGCAGGCATACGCACATAAAATTCTGACAGGAAGAAGGTCGAGAATGCACACGATAAGAAAAACTTCAGGGCTTGCAGGTTTTCCTAAAAGGGATGAGAGTGTTTATGATGCTTTTGGTGCTGGACATAGTTCTACAAGCATATCTGCCGGACTTGGTATATGGTTCTCACTCTAAACTCTTTCATTCCATGACCATGAGCtgtaaaacataaaatttaagataCATAACTGAGAACTTGAGAATATAACCAACattcaatgaaaaaaatgtaGGCATGGCAGTGGCAAGAGATCTTCTAGGGAAGAAGAACAATGTCGTTTCAGTGATTGGAGATGGAGCCATGACTGCAGGACTTGCATTTGAGGCCATGAATAATGCAGGATTCCTTGATGCTAACCTAATTGTCATATTGAACGATAATAAACAAGTATCTCTGCCAACTGCAACTCTAGATGGTCCTTCGACCCCTGTTGGAGCTCTCAGCAGGGCTTTCACCAAGATTCAAGCAAGCACAAAGTTACGCAAACTTCGTGAAAAAGCAAAAGTAAACCTCTaagctttcttttatttcGGTCTTCCATCCCAATTCTTCTCCCATCTTTGTATCAACAGAAGTCTGACCGGCACTACTTGTGTTGAAGGACCTCGCTAAACAAATTGGCGTACAAGCACATGAACTTGCAGCAAAGATAGATGAGTATGCAAGAGGAATGATCAGTGCTTCTGGCTCCACCCTTTTTGAGGAGTTAGGGCTATATTACATTGGTCCAGTTAATGGACACAATATTGAAGATTTAGTATTGATCTTTGAAAAGGTGAAAGCCATGCCTGCCCCAGGGCCAGTCCTAATCCATATCGTGACAGAGAAAGGAAAGGGCTATCCCCCAGCTGAGGCATCGGCTGATAAAATGCATGGTAAGATTCCAACTCGTATATAAATGGTGATGTTATGACCTATCAAAATGATCATTATTCTATATGCTCTCAGGTGTTGTAAAGTTCGACACCAAAACAGGCAAGCAATTTAAGCCTAAGTCCTCTACACTGTCATATACACAGTACTTCGCTGAATCGCTTATAAAAGAAGCTGAGGATGATGACAAGATTGTAGCCATCCACGCAGCTATGGGTGGGGGAACAGGTCTGAATTTCTTCCAAAAAAGGTTCCCAGAGCGCTGCTTTGATGTAGGGATTGCCGAGCAACATGCAGTTACTTTTGCAGCTGGCTTAGCCACTGAGGGTCTCAAGCCATTCTGTGCCATCTACTCATCATTCTTGCAAAGAGGGTATGATCAGGTGAGCTCACCacaatatatatactaaattgTAT
Protein-coding sequences here:
- the LOC18611441 gene encoding probable 1-deoxy-D-xylulose-5-phosphate synthase 2, chloroplastic — protein: MASGSLVRPSQSPAPFLKPTRPNLSCKKQFCLRASAGSLDDEERKTMITKQNGGWKIDFFGKKPATPLLDIIKYPVHMKNLSTRDLEQLAAELRADIVHTVSETGGHLSSSLGVVELTVALHHVFNTPEDKIIWDVGHQAYAHKILTGRRSRMHTIRKTSGLAGFPKRDESVYDAFGAGHSSTSISAGLGMAVARDLLGKKNNVVSVIGDGAMTAGLAFEAMNNAGFLDANLIVILNDNKQVSLPTATLDGPSTPVGALSRAFTKIQASTKLRKLREKAKDLAKQIGVQAHELAAKIDEYARGMISASGSTLFEELGLYYIGPVNGHNIEDLVLIFEKVKAMPAPGPVLIHIVTEKGKGYPPAEASADKMHGVVKFDTKTGKQFKPKSSTLSYTQYFAESLIKEAEDDDKIVAIHAAMGGGTGLNFFQKRFPERCFDVGIAEQHAVTFAAGLATEGLKPFCAIYSSFLQRGYDQVVHDVDLQKLPVRFAMDRAGLVGADGPTHCGAFDITYMACLPNMVVMAPSDEAELMHMVATAAAIDDRPSCFRFPRGNGTGVALPPNYKGTPLEIGRGRIIMEGNRVAILGYGSIIQQCIEAAHVLRSQDIYITVADARFCKPLDRDLIKQLAHEHEILITVEEGSIGGFGSHVSHFLSLTGILDGSLKLRAMVLPDRYIDHGSPKDQIEEAGLSSRHIATTVLSMLGRPKEALQFN